A window of the Cryptomeria japonica unplaced genomic scaffold, Sugi_1.0 HiC_scaffold_78, whole genome shotgun sequence genome harbors these coding sequences:
- the LOC131864170 gene encoding disease resistance protein Roq1-like, with translation MASSSSSHQQNPELKAFSGIKPAGIRRKISESSRLFDVFINHRGPDVKQTLATQLYNSLEQLGIRTFLDSKEKELGNSFPSTIETAIRSAKVHIAIFSKGYAESPWCLDELLLMLETKAKIIPIFYQVMPSDLRHIESGVYAGAFIKYEKKGRYVEKLGEWKEALQSLSFIAGEEFQSDCKNIVATVQKELERKRYLHVATHPVGLNNLVKDFEMRCLEELAQDFENQCGLKEGKHSAKVVGIFGMGGSGKTTLSKELFNRKILSYSRASFLFDVREASVRNQLHSLQLKLLKDLFQNHDLRFTSPEEGTSYLKDSFQRSPHLSFLIVVDDIDYVEQLNALAVMDILNNIGDSLVIVTTRDVGVLITAGITVGYNLRGMDRNYGRELFCWHAFGQPHPSSGYEKLVDSFVDVCGGLPLSLQVLGRHVHGRNKDYWNLELVKVRKTLPRDIKNRLRISFHALDDEEKQVFMDIACFFIGEAKSIAERLLKGSGWNAQHALATLKNKCLVEEFKLRSRKGEVTIGLRMHDHLRDLGREMALELSPPHRLWRPQDLKVLESMGFKLILAKTNIRCYHSIFDKSLGSQVTFFVGQPRTWLETSASLLWLQLEGNSGEQPCIPSWIPLQNLQRLTIKGGQLKTLWENPVQAPSQLKELQICETSLIEFPDLLGVSKDSLENRGKSSSVKTPKTGLEKLEIGGEKFVSKILISGIHYHSLKSIKLHGMENLKELNLIRVKTLNCLDIKNCAKLKRLIGTSDLTNLVLLNINQCPDLEFEDLRLMGMKCLEGITFDRNVKLKYFELGDCQNLKSIDFGCEELVELTIRGCPELVELPAFLGPRSLERIIFDGCGKLECLELNGCQMLRSVSGNFDLKALYIYDCPELEVFPSLARPSCLRQIVIDSCEKLQNISGIDDLRGLRLMRLIYWNNAVIRDRIHKLKSVPSVGMDMIGRAVDGAESSFNEYLFSDVHIDLNAIIEIGSHETFLKWSELSAVIGCFLVVIDTSISEEGINKLLPLYGPKARQGEWIITMVACDISRYYYLRAIEGKYLWEIVKSGYEELDDWNALTTNERTTKKEARKNNAQDLFHIQIAHDKRLFPRILGVTIAKDAWKTLQEAYQGSAQVKVVKV, from the exons ATGGCTTCTTCGTCGTCATCTCACCAGCAAAATCCGGAATTAAAAGCTTTCTCTGGAATAAAACCTGCCGGCATAAGAAGGAAGATTTCTGAATCTTCAAGACTGTTCGACGTGTTCATCAACCATAGAGGCCCTGATGTCAAACAAACTTTGGCTACTCAACTTTACAACTCCCTTGAGCAGCTGGGAATACGGACGTTCCTTGATTCCAAAGAGAAAGAACTAGGAAATTCGTTTCCTTCTACTATTGAGACAGCCATCCGCTCTGCAAAGGTACACATAGCTATTTTTTCCAAAGGATATGCAGAGTCACCTTGGTGTTTGGATGAGCTGCTTCTCATGTTAGAAACTAAGGCCAAAATTATCCCTATATTTTATCAAGTGATGCCTTCTGATCTCCGCCACATAGAAAGTGGAGTATATGCTGGTGCATTCATTAAATATGAAAAAAAGGGCAGATATGTTGAGAAGCTTGGTGAGTGGAAGGAAGCTCTTCAGTCTCTTTCATTTATAGCTGgagaagaatttcaaag TGACTGCAAAAACATAGTTGCAACAGTGCAAAAGGAATTAGAAAGGAAAAGATATTTACACGTCGCCACACATCCAGTGGGGCTTAATAATCTTGTGAAAGATTTTGAGATGCGATGCCTTGAAGAACTTGCACAAGATTTTGAAAACCAATGCGGGTTGAAAGAAGGGAAGCATAGCGCCAAGGTAGTTGGCATTTTCGGCATGGGTGGATCGGGGAAAACAACTCTCTCTAAAGAGTTGTTTAATCGAAAGATTTTGAGTTACTCTAGAGCAAGTTTTTTGTTTGATGTGCGAGAAGCATCTGTGAGAAACCAGTTACATTCTTTGCAACTTAAGCTTCTGAAAGATCTCTTTCAGAATCATGATCTCAGATTTACGAGTCCAGAGGAAGGAACAAGCTATCTCAAAGATAGTTTTCAAAGGAGCCCTCATTTAAGCTTCCTAATTGTTGTAGATGATATCGACTATGTGGAACAGTTAAATGCTCTAGCGGTCATGGATATCCTAAATAATATTGGTGATAGTCTTGTTATTGTCACAACCCGTGACGTTGGGGTGCTTATAACTGCAGGGATTACCGTCGGTTATAATTTAAGAGGAATGGATAGAAATTATGGTAGAGAACTCTTTTGCTGGCATGCCTTTGGCCAACCCCATCCATCTAGCGGGTATGAGAAGCTGGTTGACTCCTTTGTTGATGTTTGTGGAGGGTTGCCTCTGTCCCTTCAGGTACTGGGCAGGCATGTTCATGGTAGAAATAAGGATTATTGGAATTTGGAATTAGTTAAAGTTAGAAAAACTCTTCCTCGAGATATAAAGAACAGACTGAGAATAAGTTTCCATGCATTGGATGATGAAGAAAAACAGGTTTTTATGGATATTGCTTGCTTTTTTATAGGCGAAGCTAAGAGTATAGCTGAAAGGTTATTGAAGGGATCAGGATGGAACGCTCAGCATGCACTAGCAACACTAAAAAATAAGTGCCTTGTAGAAGAATTCAAACTTAGGAGTCGGAAAGGAGAAGTGACGATTGGATTGAGAATGCATGACCACCTGAGGGACTTGGGAAGAGAAATGGCACTTGAGCTCAGCCCTCCTCATCGCCTGTGGCGTCCTCAAGATCTGAAAGTTTTG GAATCAATGGGTTTCAAATTAATACTCGCCAAAACCAACATCAGGTGTTACCATTCCATTTTCGACAAGTCTTTGGGTTCTCAAGTTACGTTCTTTGTAGGCCAACCACGTACTTGGCTTGAGACATCAGCTTCCTTACTATGGCTCCAGCTAGAGGGCAATTCCGGAGAACAACCATGCATCCCTTCTTGGATTCCTCTTCAAAATTTGCAGCGTTTGACAATCAAAGGCGGGCAACTCAAGACGTTGTGGGAGAATCCCGTACAG GCACCCTCTCAGTTGAAGGAGCTGCAAATTTGTGAAACCTCTTTGATAGAGTTTCCAGATTTATTGGGAGTATCAAAAGATAGTTTAGAAAATAGAGGAAAGTCCAGTAGTGTCAAGACCCCGAAGACTGGCCTTGAGAAACTAGAGATCGGTGGTGAAAAATTTGTATCTAAGATATTAATCAGTGGAATCCACTATCACAGCCTTAAGTCAATCAAACTTCATGGAATGGAAAATCTTAAGGAATTGAATTTAATAAGGGTAAAAACATTAAATTGTCTTGATATTAAAAATTGTGCAAAACTCAAAAGATTGATAGgaacatccgatcttacaaatctTGTGCTATTAAACATTAATCAATGTCCAGACCTTGAGTTTGAGGACTTGCGTCTCATGGGTATGAAGTGTCTGGAGGGGATAACATTTGATAGAAATGTAAAGCTAAAATATTTTGAGTTGGGGGATTGTCAAAATTTGAAATCAATAGATTTTGGTTGTGAAGAGCTTGTAGAATTAACCATTCGGGGTTGTCCAGAGCTTGTGGAGTTGCCAGCTTTTTTAGGTCCTCGTTCCCTCGAGAGGATTATATTTGATGGATGTGGGAAACTTGAATGTCTTGAATTGAATGGATGTCAAATGTTGAGAAGTGTCTCAGGTAACTTCGACCTTAAAGCATTGTACATTTATGATTGTCCTGAGCTTGAGGTGTTTCCAAGTCTTGCAAGACCGAGCTGCTTGCGGCAAATTGTGATCGACTCTTGTGAGAAGCTGCAGAACATATCGGGGATTGACGACTTGCGCGGATTAAGATTGATGAGACTTATTTATTGGAACAATGCGGTAATACGAGATCGCATTCATAAGTTGAAG AGTGTGCCATCAGTGGGAATGGATATGATAGGAAGAGCAGTGGATGGAGCGGAGTCAAGTTTCAATGAATATCTGTTTTCTGACGTTCATATTGACCTCAATGCGATCATTGAAATTGGCAGCCACGAAACTTTTCTCAAGTGGTCAGAATTGAGTGCGGTTATCGGATGCTTTCTGGTTGTGATTGATACCTCTATTTCAGAAGAGGGTATAAATAAATTACTTCCACTCTATGGCCCTAAGGCGCGTCAAGGAGAATGGATAATTACAATGGTGGCATGTGATATTTCGAGATACTATTATCTTCGGGCTATTGAAG GAAaatatttgtgggagattgttaaaTCAGGGTATGAGGAACTagatgattggaatgcccttactaccaatgaaagaacaacaaagAAGGAGGCGAggaagaacaatgctcaagatttGTTTCACATTCAAATAGCTCATGATAAgagattatttccaagaatcttagGAGTAACAattgccaaagatgcctggaagactctacaagaagcttaccaaggTAGTGCTCAAGTTAAGGTTGTCAAGGTATAG